AACCCAGCACCGCGGCCATGCTGGCACCATAACTGTCGGCGTCAACGAGGATGACCTGCTTTCCTTCAGCAGCCAGTTCGCCGGCAATATTGGCCGCAAGCATGGTACGTCCCGGGGATCCCACGGGACCCCAAACCGCAATAATCCTTCCCGCGCCGGGTCCGTCAGGAGCGGCCGGGGGTTCAGCGGGGAACGACTTAAGGGCGGCGCCGGTATCAGCCGGTGAGCTCCGCGTGACCGGTTGAGGGCCTGCCCCCGTCAATTGGTTCACCGCGTCGGCGATGCGGTCGGACAATTCTGCAGATTCGACTCCGGTCAGTGCGGAGGAGACGCCGATCTTCCGCAGACGGCCCGCTTCATCGGCGTTATCAGTCAACGCGATGATGGCCACTCCCACTGCTCCCAGCCTGTCCACCAAAGAGGCCGTCAGTCCCTCGGAGCCTTTCGCCACCACGGCGGCACGCGCAAGTCCGCTTTGGCACGCGGCGAGAAGCTCCGGAAGCTCGGCGCACCTCCTGACCACGGTAACCGGTCCATGCAGCCGTTCAAGTCCGCCGACCAGATCCTCCCGGCTTTGACCCACGGTGATTACCGGAATGTTCATCGGGCGCCGCCACCCGGGTTCCAGACAACCGAAATCTTGGCCTTATTCGCCTGCGCGCCGAGCAAAGCGGGCATCCGACTGTCCTCCACCAGGACCATCAGGACAGTTGTTTTGGTGGACCCTAAAGCAGTGGAACCAGCCGTTACCTCAGAGATTTCGGCGCCCGGAAGCAAAAGCTTTGGTTCGCTGAACCCGTTCTTGGCATCGGGCTGTGCAACCCAAACGTCCACCCTCGCGCCCTCTACCGCCTGTGACGGAAGCGTCTCGTCAATGGTCAGCGCGACTGGTTTGCGGTCCAGCTTGTCCACCTCACCAAGACTCCCCCGGGGAACAAGATGGTCCTTGCCGATCCGCTGCACGGCCACTACGCCTTCGGGCAGGCCGGACTCCACGGGAATGTAATGTTGCTCTGCTTCACCCAGGCGCACCTTCGCTCTGACCACATTCTCGGGGGTCAGCGCTTCCCCCACGCCGATGCCGTCGCGTGCCGCATAAACTTCCGTGGTCCTGTCTGCACTGCTGACGAGGAAGATCACTCCGGCTACGGACACCAGGACCAGGAGAACGCCCATCAGCAGCCGGGGATCCCTCCAGGATGGGCGCTTCAGACGTGCCACCCCGGCAGACGAATCAGGAACCATGGCGTTTCTCCCCCTATTTTGCGCCGGCGTGCCCACTGTGACCGGACAACTTATTGTTGCGGCATGGGGGCAGGAACAAAAGTCATTGGAGCAAACGAGCCTAATCTGTGGATAACAACGGCAAACCTGCTCATCTGGTGGCAAAATGAATACATGCCCAGGTTTCTCACACTCGCGGACGTCGCCGAGCAGCTCCAGATCAATTCTCCTGCCGCATACGCCCTGGTGCGAAGCGGCGAATTGAAGGCTATCCAGGTCGGCGGAAGGGGCCAGTGGCGGGTCGAAGAGAAAATGCTGGAGCAGTACATCCAGGAACGGTATGCCGAGGCAAGCCGGATGATCCAGGAGTCCAAGTCCAAGTCCGTCTGACCACACACCGGCCTGCCGGATAGTTCAGCCTTGAGCCTCGCTGCTAAAGGTCGTCGCTGGGCCGCCGTGACCTGACCGCGGCCAGTGCCGCGAACGGGATAGTTGAAACCTGGCTGACCAGGTGGCTGCGTCGAGCCTCACCCGGGATAACGGCAGCCAGATCTATGTAATCCTTTCCTACCCTGTCGATGACGCCTTCCAGGCGGAAGCTGCCGGCGGCCGTCCCCAAGGTAACTGTCAGCTCCGTCCGGTTCCTCGCGAGGCCGCGCAAGGAGTGGGCGAGCCCAATCGCACGTCGCACCGCCGACACCTCGGCAAGCGACAGCCGGCCCAGGCCGACATAGCGCGCTGCCGCCGCATATGGAACGAGGATCTGGTGCTGATCCTCGTCAAGCACCAGTGCGTCCGCACCGGCATGGGACAGCGTCCCCCGGACTGATTCGCCACACACAAGGATGACATCCAGGCGGCAGCCGAGCGCCGCGCGCAGCCTGTCGGCCAACTCGATGTTCACCATTTCGATTCTTGTTCGCTCGCTGATTTCCGCATCGAGCGAGAGCCGGTCCGCTTCAGCGAGCTGGCTTTCCATGTCGTTGAAGAGTGAATCCCAGCGCATTCGGCAAGCGTAAGATCCCGCCCGCTGCCCGGTCAACAGCAGATATTCCTTCTCTCCAGTCTCTGGACAAAACGAAGCAAGCAGGAGCAAACTAGGAAAGACATACACAAACGACATCAAACGGCATCAACGAGGTTCTAATGGCAAACAATGGTGAGAGCGGAATCAGAACTGATGCCATAGTCGCGGGAGGTTTGCTGCTGCTGGGTTTCCTGCTTTCCCTGATCGGAGCAGGACTTGTGGGCCAATGGCAGAACACGGCCGCCCGGAACCAGACGTTCAGGGTGGAGGACCTGCTGGGGGCCGCCGCAGCCACGGCCGGGGCAGGTCTTCTCCTTTGGTGGATCATCTCCCTAATGTGTGCCGCCGCCGGTCTGCTGCTGGAGAAGCATGGTAACGCCAGGGCGGCCGCCGTGACCCGCAGAATGTCTCCAGCCTTCATGCGGCGCCTGGTGGTTGCCGCTGTTTCCGTCCAACTGCTGTCCGGTCCGGCCGCACAGGCAGCAGGCCCAGTACCGGGTCCGCAGTGGTCGCCGACCGGCGGGCAGGAGACCTCCGCGCCTGCCGCAACAGGAAATGAGCCAGCCGTCCCCGCAACCCAGGAACACGAGACCTCTGAGCCTGACAACCCGATTATGGAAGCCTCTTCCCCTGAGGGCCTCAACGGTGGGGCCCTGGAGCTTACACCCGTAACGGGGGACCCGCTGGAACAGATACCGGCGGACCACGCATCGCGCCTTGAACCGGCCCCTGTAGACGGACTTCCCGTATCCGACAAGCTCCCTGCAGCCCGGCCGGCTCCGCGGTCAACAATTCATCCGGGCTGGCAGCCGTCGGCGCCGGTAGTGGAGCCCGGATTGTTGGCCGCACCTCCCGTCCGCAGTCAATCCAGCCTCCATCAGGAGACCGGCCGGCAACCCGGGTTTGTGGCTGTCCTTGCCGGGGACAGCCTGTGGGACATCGTGGCACACCATCTGGGGCCCCAAGCGTCGGACGTGGACATCGCACTCGAGTGGCCGCGATGGTACGAGGCCAACAAAGCCCTGATCGGCCAGAACCCGGACGTACTTCTCCCGGGACAAGTCCTGCTGCCGCCTCCAACCGCGTAACCATCCACCGATGCTCCTGGCGGACGTCCTGCCGGCTGCAAACCAACCAAAGGGGAAATTGATGCCCGCAGTCACGCCCATCCGGTCTGTCCGGGAACGCAACGCCAACGAGCGCCAAACGGCACGGGAGGGGGTCAGGGCAGGTAAACCGGCGGTGGACCGAGGCCGGGCCGGCATCTACAGCCCCGCGAACCCACCAACTCTTCGGCCTGCGGACGAAACGGCTGAAGTGCGGGCCATCACCCGCGGCACAATTCAAGCTTCCATGGAGGTACTGGCCGGGATTCGGCCTATCCACCAGCTGGCACGGCGGCTCGATCCACGGTGCCTGGCGAACCTGCAGCACCGCGCGTCCTTGATCAGGCGGGAACTTACCCGAACGGGAAACCCTGCCCTGGCACGGCTGCACCGGAACTCCATCGTCCGCTCAGTCCGCGTCTGCGAGGTGGCAGAAGGCATCTATGAGGCCAGTGCAGTAGTCGTGGACGATGTCCGTGCACGTGCCGTCGCTGTCCGGCTCGAGCGCAGCAAACTGGTCTGGAGGGTGACTGAACTTGTCATCGGGTGACGAGCAGGAAAAAAGTCAGGGCCGGGAACTGCATCCCGGCCCTGCTCTCTTTCATTGCTGGGTGGCAGCCTAAGCTGTACCCGTCGCCGTCAGCGCCGCTTCTTCTTGGCAGGACGCTTGGCCGCATCCTGGGCTGCCGCCTTTGCCGGGTTTCCCGAACGGCCTGACTGCCGGGTCTCCACCCGGGTCTGGGTTCCGCCACTTTCGCTTGGCGCCGTGTACTGAAGCTGGGCAGGCCTCTCCGGTGCTTCCAGGCCGGCCGCCCGGACCTGGGGCTCCACGTGCTCCGTATGGCCGCCGGCAGCGTCCGCTACCACTACGTCCTGGGCAGGAGTGACTTCCACCTCCAGGTTGAACAGGAATCCCACGCTTTCCTCGCGGATGGCCTCCATCATGCTTTGGAACAGGGTGAAGCCCTCACGCTGGTACTCCACGAGCGGATCACGCTGCGCCATGGCACGCAGCCCAATTCCTTCCTTGAGGTAGTCCATCTCGTAGAGGTGTTCCTGCCACTTGCGTCCTATGACAGACAGCACCACGCGCCGCTCCAGTTCCCGCATGCTCTCTGAACCGATGGCTTCCTCCCGGGCCTGGTAAACCAGTCGGGCGTCAGACAGCAGTTCCTCCTTGAGGAATTCGACAGTCAACCGGGATTTGCCGCCGGCCTCTTCGATGATGTCCTCAGCGGTGACGCTCACGGGGTACAGGGTCTTCAGGTTGGTCCAGAGCTGGTTGAAGTCCCAATCATCGCCGTTACCTTCGGCGGTCGCGTCATCGATCAGAGCGGTAATGGTGTCCTCCACGAAGAACTGCACCTTCTCGTGCAGGTCGTCGCCTTCGAGGATTCGCCGCCTGTCGCTGTAGATGGCCTCGCGCTGGCGGTTCAGGACGTCGTCGTACTTAAGCACGTTCTTGCGCTGCTCGGCGTTCCGGCCTTCCACCTGCCCCTGTGCTGAGGCGATGGCCCGGGACACGAGCTTGGATTCCAGGGCGACATCATCAGGGACCGAGCTGTTCATCAGGCGTTCGGCGGCACCTGAGTTGAAAAGACGCATGAGGTCATCGGTCAGGGAGAGGTAGAAGCGGGACTCACCGGGGTCGCCCTGTCGGCCGGAGCGGCCGCGCAGCTGGTTGTCGATCCGGCGGGATTCGTGCCGTTCGGTGCCGAGGACGTAAAGGCCTCCCAGGTTCAGGACTTCCTCATGCTCGTCCTTGACCGACTGCTTGGCAGCGTCGAGGGCGCCCGGCCAGGCGGACTCGTATTCCTCGGAGTTTTCCTCCGGATCCAGCCCCCGTTTTGCAAGATCTGCGACGGCCGTAAATTCCGCGTTGCCGCCCAGCATAATGTCGGTACCACGGCCGGCCATGTTGGTTGCCACGGTGACGGCGCCCTTCCGGCCAGCCTGTGCAACGATGGCTGCTTCCCGT
The window above is part of the Pseudarthrobacter sp. NS4 genome. Proteins encoded here:
- a CDS encoding Rv3235 family protein produces the protein MPAVTPIRSVRERNANERQTAREGVRAGKPAVDRGRAGIYSPANPPTLRPADETAEVRAITRGTIQASMEVLAGIRPIHQLARRLDPRCLANLQHRASLIRRELTRTGNPALARLHRNSIVRSVRVCEVAEGIYEASAVVVDDVRARAVAVRLERSKLVWRVTELVIG
- a CDS encoding LysM peptidoglycan-binding domain-containing protein, producing the protein MANNGESGIRTDAIVAGGLLLLGFLLSLIGAGLVGQWQNTAARNQTFRVEDLLGAAAATAGAGLLLWWIISLMCAAAGLLLEKHGNARAAAVTRRMSPAFMRRLVVAAVSVQLLSGPAAQAAGPVPGPQWSPTGGQETSAPAATGNEPAVPATQEHETSEPDNPIMEASSPEGLNGGALELTPVTGDPLEQIPADHASRLEPAPVDGLPVSDKLPAARPAPRSTIHPGWQPSAPVVEPGLLAAPPVRSQSSLHQETGRQPGFVAVLAGDSLWDIVAHHLGPQASDVDIALEWPRWYEANKALIGQNPDVLLPGQVLLPPPTA
- a CDS encoding helix-turn-helix domain-containing protein; the encoded protein is MPRFLTLADVAEQLQINSPAAYALVRSGELKAIQVGGRGQWRVEEKMLEQYIQERYAEASRMIQESKSKSV